The following coding sequences lie in one Nycticebus coucang isolate mNycCou1 chromosome 18, mNycCou1.pri, whole genome shotgun sequence genomic window:
- the CD300LB gene encoding CMRF35-like molecule 7 isoform X1 gives MWLPLALLLLGLSGSLSIQAPEFVRAPERGVVAVQCHYNQGWETHKKWWCRGVTWHSCKVLLQTRGSEQEVKRDRVSIRDSWTDRTFTVTMTGLRQDDADTYWCGIKKIGTDLGTQVKVIVDPVGMAPSPASFSSKPFVMPPANTNTEMSSGSYKRTYYLLLAFVKVPILLILVGAVLWLKESQRVPQEL, from the exons GTAGTCTCTCTATCCAAGCCCCAGAGTTTGTGAGGGCCCCAGAACGGGGTGTGGTGGCAGTGCAGTGTCACTATAACCAAGGATGGGAGACCCACAAAAAGTGGTGGTGTCGTGGGGTGACATGGCATTCGTGCAAGGTCCTCCTTCAGACCAGAGGGTCAGAGCAAGAGGTGAAGAGGGACCGTGTGTCCATCAGGGACAGTTGGACAGACCGCACCTTCACCGTGACCATGACGGGGCTAAGGCAAGATGACGCAGACACTTACTGGTGTGGGATCAAGAAAATTGGAACCGACCTTGGCACCCAAGTTAAAGTGATTGTTGACCCTG TGGGAATGGCTCCCTCCCCGGCAAGCTTCTCTTCCAAACCATTTGTCATGCCACCTGCCAACACGAATACAGAGATGTCCTCTGGCTCCTATAAAAG GACCTACTACCTGCTCTTGGCATTTGTGAAAGTGCCCATCTTGCTCATCTTGGTTGGTGCTGTTCTCTGGTTGAAGGAGTCTCAGAGGGTCCCTCAGGAGCTGTAG
- the CD300LB gene encoding CMRF35-like molecule 7 isoform X2, with protein sequence MWLPLALLLLGLSGSLSIQAPEFVRAPERGVVAVQCHYNQGWETHKKWWCRGVTWHSCKVLLQTRGSEQEVKRDRVSIRDSWTDRTFTVTMTGLRQDDADTYWCGIKKIGTDLGTQVKVIVDPVGMAPSPASFSSKPFVMPPANTNTEMSSGSYKRHRKETLEEGHIMPYGLRVLTPKGLSRLMRRNIPV encoded by the exons GTAGTCTCTCTATCCAAGCCCCAGAGTTTGTGAGGGCCCCAGAACGGGGTGTGGTGGCAGTGCAGTGTCACTATAACCAAGGATGGGAGACCCACAAAAAGTGGTGGTGTCGTGGGGTGACATGGCATTCGTGCAAGGTCCTCCTTCAGACCAGAGGGTCAGAGCAAGAGGTGAAGAGGGACCGTGTGTCCATCAGGGACAGTTGGACAGACCGCACCTTCACCGTGACCATGACGGGGCTAAGGCAAGATGACGCAGACACTTACTGGTGTGGGATCAAGAAAATTGGAACCGACCTTGGCACCCAAGTTAAAGTGATTGTTGACCCTG TGGGAATGGCTCCCTCCCCGGCAAGCTTCTCTTCCAAACCATTTGTCATGCCACCTGCCAACACGAATACAGAGATGTCCTCTGGCTCCTATAAAAG GCACAGGAAAGAAACCCTTGAAGAGGGTCACATCATGCCATATGGATTGAGGGTCCTCACACCAAAGGGATTGTCACGTCTCATGAGGAGAAACATCCCTGTTTGA